One genomic segment of Desulfomicrobium sp. ZS1 includes these proteins:
- a CDS encoding four helix bundle suffix domain-containing protein, which translates to MIEALIPKHGGYRSLKSFQMAQLVYDVTVLFCERFVNRRSRTHDQMVQAARSGVQNIAEGSQASGTSRKMELKLTSVARASLEELRLDYEDFLRQRGLPQLEPEHPALKRFKARRCAKLDDVRQWVAEEIKRMDEHGLSRTATDNAQGQGVQATPGSVPVRVRPCQSIGSSPSTKPLSPETLAANAALSLLNLACHLLDRQLAAQAENFLQEGGFTERLYRLRSKRRS; encoded by the coding sequence ATGATCGAAGCGCTTATTCCAAAGCACGGCGGTTATCGAAGCCTCAAAAGCTTTCAGATGGCGCAGCTGGTCTACGACGTGACGGTGCTGTTCTGCGAACGCTTCGTAAACAGGCGCAGCCGCACCCACGACCAGATGGTCCAGGCCGCGCGTTCGGGCGTGCAGAACATCGCCGAAGGCAGCCAGGCCTCGGGCACATCAAGAAAAATGGAACTCAAACTGACGAGCGTGGCCCGAGCCAGCCTGGAAGAGCTGCGCCTGGATTATGAGGATTTTTTGCGCCAGCGCGGTTTGCCGCAGCTTGAGCCGGAGCATCCGGCGCTGAAGCGCTTCAAAGCGAGGCGCTGCGCAAAGCTGGATGATGTGCGGCAGTGGGTGGCCGAAGAAATAAAAAGAATGGACGAACACGGACTTTCAAGGACCGCCACGGACAACGCACAAGGCCAAGGCGTCCAGGCAACTCCGGGGTCCGTGCCCGTCCGTGTTCGTCCGTGCCAGTCCATAGGGTCCAGTCCCTCCACAAAACCCCTCTCCCCCGAAACCCTGGCCGCCAACGCCGCCCTTTCCCTCCTGAACCTGGCCTGCCATCTTCTGGACCGCCAGCTTGCCGCCCAAGCCGAAAACTTCCT
- the acs gene encoding acetate--CoA ligase, whose amino-acid sequence MKETDMAYNEELVFRPLPQLVIEANVNPQEFATAQASAKADFLGYWEDAAQELDWFHKWDTVLDDSEAPRYRWFKGAQCNIVYNALDRHIETANKNKLALIWEGEAGDTKKYTYYELYREVNKLANAMRSLGLSKGDRVILYMPLIPQTMMAMLACAKIGAVHCAVFAGFSAKALRQRITEVEAKLVVTADGFYRNGRIVNLKATVDEALVGGCDCVETVVVVNRAKLDVDMGEARDIWYDALVRQERSDAATEIMNADDPLFILHTSGTTGEPKGIVHGHAGYMVGLHRSLDWVFDIKPTDIFWCTGDMGWITGHSYVVYGPLIAGTTTVMYEGHPLYPQADRMWDIVARYGVTVLYTAPTVIRMLMRYGNQYPRMHDLSTLRLLASVGEPISPDTWLWFYKYIGHSQCPILDTWWQTETGGCMITPFPVSVLKPGSVHRPMPGIEVDIVDEEGNRVEDGVAGNLVVTKPWPSMLLDIFGKPEMHEATYWPLGPSKYWAGDIATRDEDGLIWIHGRSDDVMNIAGHRIGNVELENAFLAHKAVADAAVIGIPDKIKGEVAKAFIVLQREFAALDDHNEIIRMLKTHIRKEVGPVAVIRSVEFVEALPRTRSGKIVRRVLKAREAGLEVDLGAVVED is encoded by the coding sequence ATGAAAGAAACCGACATGGCCTATAACGAAGAACTCGTCTTCCGTCCCCTACCCCAACTGGTCATCGAGGCCAATGTCAACCCGCAGGAATTCGCCACGGCCCAGGCCTCGGCCAAGGCCGACTTTCTTGGCTACTGGGAAGACGCGGCCCAGGAACTGGACTGGTTCCACAAATGGGACACGGTGCTGGATGACTCCGAAGCGCCGCGCTACCGCTGGTTCAAGGGCGCCCAATGCAACATCGTCTACAACGCTCTGGACCGGCACATCGAGACCGCCAACAAGAACAAGCTGGCGCTGATCTGGGAAGGCGAGGCCGGAGACACCAAGAAGTACACCTACTATGAGCTCTACCGTGAGGTGAACAAACTGGCCAACGCCATGCGTTCCCTGGGCCTTTCAAAGGGCGACCGGGTGATCCTGTACATGCCGCTCATCCCCCAGACCATGATGGCCATGCTGGCCTGCGCCAAGATCGGGGCCGTGCATTGCGCGGTCTTTGCCGGATTCTCGGCCAAGGCCCTGCGCCAGCGCATCACCGAGGTCGAGGCCAAGCTGGTGGTCACGGCTGACGGATTCTATCGCAACGGCCGCATCGTCAACCTCAAAGCCACCGTCGACGAGGCGCTGGTGGGCGGGTGCGACTGCGTGGAGACCGTGGTCGTGGTCAACCGCGCCAAGCTGGACGTGGACATGGGCGAGGCCCGCGACATCTGGTACGATGCCCTGGTGCGCCAGGAGCGCTCCGATGCGGCAACCGAGATCATGAATGCCGATGATCCGCTCTTCATCCTGCACACCTCGGGAACCACGGGCGAACCCAAGGGCATCGTGCATGGGCATGCCGGGTACATGGTCGGGCTGCACCGGTCGCTGGACTGGGTCTTCGACATCAAGCCTACGGACATTTTCTGGTGCACCGGCGACATGGGCTGGATCACCGGCCACAGCTACGTGGTCTACGGCCCGCTCATCGCCGGCACGACCACGGTCATGTACGAGGGGCACCCCCTCTATCCCCAGGCCGACCGCATGTGGGACATCGTGGCCCGCTACGGGGTGACGGTCCTCTACACCGCGCCCACGGTCATCCGCATGCTCATGCGCTACGGCAACCAGTATCCGCGCATGCACGACCTCTCCACCCTGCGCCTGCTGGCCAGCGTCGGCGAACCCATCTCGCCGGACACCTGGCTGTGGTTCTACAAGTATATCGGGCACTCCCAGTGCCCCATCCTCGATACGTGGTGGCAAACAGAAACGGGCGGGTGCATGATCACGCCCTTCCCGGTCTCGGTTTTGAAACCCGGCTCCGTGCACCGGCCCATGCCGGGCATCGAGGTGGACATTGTCGACGAGGAGGGCAACCGCGTGGAGGACGGCGTCGCCGGCAACTTGGTGGTGACCAAGCCCTGGCCGTCCATGCTGCTCGATATTTTCGGCAAGCCGGAGATGCACGAGGCAACCTACTGGCCCCTGGGTCCCAGCAAGTACTGGGCAGGGGACATCGCCACCCGCGACGAGGACGGCCTGATCTGGATTCATGGCCGCTCCGACGACGTCATGAACATCGCCGGGCACCGCATCGGCAACGTCGAACTGGAAAACGCCTTTTTGGCCCACAAGGCCGTGGCCGACGCCGCCGTCATCGGCATCCCGGACAAGATCAAGGGCGAAGTGGCCAAGGCCTTCATCGTGCTGCAACGGGAATTCGCGGCCCTGGACGACCACAACGAAATCATCCGCATGCTCAAGACCCATATCCGCAAGGAAGTGGGCCCCGTGGCCGTGATCCGCTCCGTGGAATTCGTGGAGGCCCTGCCCCGCACCCGCAGCGGCAAGATCGTGCGCCGGGTATTGAAGGCCAGGGAAGCGGGGCTCGAGGTCGACCTGGGTGCCGTCGTCGAAGACTAG
- a CDS encoding LytTR family DNA-binding domain-containing protein — translation MSKLKALLLHPDPEVRSQLRDMLSPVKEIAVLGEAVSSFEALEMLTFIPYDVFFMGTDLPHGVSGMELAAHLAQGDDPPALIFLATEEDQAFTAFELGAADYLLWPANANRFARSIERLRPLLPRKKAAPPTQPLQSRQHISEETVQLSMGDDEEEIFVNALRQAWDMSRERSPEIEKLPVNQEGRHILIPYTQIVYVEAYEDYSFVHTAQDRFLTSYRLKNLEARLRPHRFCRVHRKYLVNLDMVTEIASMPGGNFMLRTAGRKKIELPVSRRRIGELKKILQL, via the coding sequence ATGTCCAAACTCAAAGCGTTGCTTCTTCACCCGGACCCCGAAGTCAGGTCTCAATTGCGAGACATGCTCTCCCCTGTCAAGGAGATTGCCGTGCTCGGGGAAGCTGTGTCCTCGTTTGAGGCCCTGGAGATGCTGACCTTTATTCCTTACGATGTCTTTTTCATGGGCACGGACCTGCCGCACGGGGTCAGCGGCATGGAACTGGCCGCGCATCTGGCTCAGGGCGACGACCCACCGGCCCTCATTTTTCTGGCTACGGAAGAGGATCAGGCCTTTACCGCCTTTGAACTCGGCGCCGCCGACTATCTGCTCTGGCCCGCAAACGCGAACCGCTTCGCGCGCTCCATCGAGCGCCTGCGCCCGCTGCTTCCGCGCAAAAAGGCCGCGCCCCCGACCCAGCCCCTGCAGTCCCGACAGCACATCAGCGAAGAGACCGTGCAGCTGTCCATGGGCGACGACGAGGAAGAGATCTTCGTCAACGCCCTGCGTCAGGCCTGGGACATGAGCCGGGAGCGCTCGCCGGAGATCGAAAAGCTTCCTGTCAACCAGGAAGGCCGGCACATCCTCATCCCCTACACGCAGATCGTGTACGTGGAGGCCTATGAGGACTACAGCTTTGTGCACACGGCCCAGGATCGTTTCCTGACCTCCTACCGACTCAAGAACCTGGAAGCGCGGCTGCGGCCGCATCGCTTCTGCCGCGTGCACCGCAAATATCTGGTAAACCTGGACATGGTCACGGAGATCGCCTCCATGCCCGGCGGCAATTTCATGCTGCGCACGGCCGGGCGCAAGAAGATCGAGCTTCCGGTCAGCAGGCGGCGCATCGGCGAACTGAAGAAAATTTTGCAGCTCTAG
- the lepA gene encoding translation elongation factor 4 → MATQENIRNFSIIAHIDHGKSTLADRIMEKTGLISDRQKKDQYLDRMELEQERGITIKAQSVRIPYKAKDGRDYILNLIDTPGHVDFSYEVSRSLAACDGALLVVDATQGVEAQTLANVYMALDNDLEVLPVLNKIDLPSAEPERVAEEIEEVIGIDCTDIVKVSAKSGLGVEELLERLVERVPPPKGDTEGPLKALIFDSWYDSYQGVVVLFRVLEGRVKNGQRVQMCATGKKFEVTKLGVFSPEPMDIKQLAAGEVGFLCGAIKELKDAQVGDTITDPDNPTNSPFPGFKTIKPMVFCGLYPVEPAEYDTLKSALEKLQLNDAALYYEPETSQALGFGFRCGFLGLLHMEVIQERLEREFQAKLIATAPSVIYRVTRIDGVTFDIDNPSNLPPQEKIQSIAEPFVRMEIHVPNDYVGNVLGLCEEKRGIQKDMRYLTSVRVVISYELPFSEIVYDFFDRLKSVTKGFASLDYEVIDYRVADLVKLDVLINSEPVDAMAVIVHRSNAAYRGRALALKLKRVIHRQLFEIIIQAAVGSKIIARERVSPMRKNVTAKCYGGDITRKRKLLEKQKEGKKRMKRMGSVEIPQEAFLAALQSDE, encoded by the coding sequence ATGGCAACACAAGAAAATATTAGAAATTTCAGCATCATAGCCCACATTGATCACGGCAAGTCAACCCTGGCCGACCGGATCATGGAAAAGACGGGGCTTATTTCCGATCGCCAGAAAAAGGACCAGTACCTGGATCGCATGGAGCTGGAACAGGAACGTGGCATCACCATCAAGGCACAGAGCGTGCGCATTCCGTACAAGGCCAAGGACGGCCGCGACTATATCCTGAACCTTATCGACACGCCCGGCCACGTGGACTTCTCCTATGAAGTCTCGCGCAGCCTGGCCGCCTGCGATGGGGCGCTGCTGGTGGTCGACGCCACTCAGGGCGTGGAAGCCCAGACCCTGGCCAACGTGTACATGGCCCTGGACAATGATCTGGAAGTGCTGCCCGTCCTGAACAAGATCGATCTGCCCAGCGCCGAGCCCGAACGGGTGGCGGAGGAGATCGAGGAAGTCATCGGCATCGACTGCACCGACATCGTCAAGGTTTCGGCCAAGTCGGGACTCGGCGTGGAAGAGTTGCTTGAGCGGCTCGTGGAGCGGGTGCCGCCGCCAAAGGGCGACACCGAGGGGCCGCTTAAAGCCCTGATCTTCGACTCCTGGTACGATTCGTATCAGGGCGTGGTCGTGCTCTTCAGGGTGCTGGAGGGACGGGTCAAGAACGGCCAGCGCGTGCAGATGTGCGCTACGGGCAAGAAGTTCGAAGTGACCAAGCTCGGCGTGTTTTCTCCAGAGCCCATGGACATAAAACAGCTCGCGGCGGGCGAGGTCGGCTTTTTGTGCGGGGCCATCAAGGAGCTCAAAGATGCCCAGGTCGGCGACACCATCACCGATCCGGACAATCCCACGAATTCTCCTTTCCCCGGGTTCAAGACCATCAAACCCATGGTCTTCTGCGGCCTTTATCCCGTGGAACCGGCTGAATACGACACCTTGAAGTCCGCGCTGGAAAAGCTGCAACTCAACGACGCGGCCCTGTACTACGAGCCCGAGACGTCTCAGGCGTTGGGTTTTGGTTTCCGTTGCGGGTTTCTGGGGCTCTTGCATATGGAGGTCATCCAGGAACGCCTTGAGCGCGAGTTCCAGGCCAAGCTCATCGCTACGGCCCCTTCGGTGATATACCGAGTGACCCGTATTGACGGCGTGACCTTTGACATTGACAATCCGAGCAACCTGCCTCCGCAGGAAAAGATCCAGTCCATCGCCGAGCCTTTCGTGCGCATGGAGATTCACGTTCCCAACGATTATGTGGGCAACGTGCTGGGGCTTTGCGAGGAGAAGCGCGGTATCCAGAAGGACATGCGCTATCTGACGTCCGTTCGCGTGGTCATCAGCTACGAGCTTCCCTTCTCGGAGATCGTCTATGACTTCTTCGATCGCCTCAAATCCGTGACCAAGGGCTTCGCCTCCCTGGATTACGAGGTCATCGACTACCGCGTGGCCGATCTGGTCAAGCTGGATGTGCTCATCAACTCCGAGCCCGTGGATGCCATGGCCGTCATCGTGCACCGCTCCAATGCGGCGTACCGGGGCCGGGCTCTGGCGCTGAAGCTCAAGCGGGTCATCCATCGCCAGCTGTTCGAGATCATCATCCAGGCCGCGGTGGGCAGCAAGATCATTGCGCGTGAGCGGGTCTCGCCCATGCGCAAGAACGTCACGGCCAAGTGCTACGGCGGTGACATCACCAGAAAGCGCAAGCTTCTGGAAAAGCAGAAAGAAGGCAAAAAGCGCATGAAGCGCATGGGCAGCGTGGAGATTCCACAGGAAGCGTTTCTGGCAGCCCTCCAGTCAGACGAATAG
- the lepB gene encoding signal peptidase I yields MNPRWQTMLKEYAEALIVALILAFFIRSFVVQAFKIPSGSMLQTLQIGDHLLVTKFAYGVKIPFTNTMIIEREGPEQGDIIVFEFPEDPSKDFIKRVIGVPGDVIEIRDKKVFRNGVELQESYIQHVDSSTSVPRRDNFGPVMVPENKYFVMGDNRDESYDSRFWGFVERNTIEGKALILYWSWASLTDIRWERIGQMVE; encoded by the coding sequence ATGAACCCTCGTTGGCAGACAATGCTCAAAGAATACGCCGAAGCCCTTATCGTGGCGCTGATCCTGGCGTTTTTTATTCGTTCCTTTGTGGTCCAGGCGTTCAAGATTCCGTCCGGATCTATGCTCCAGACGTTGCAGATCGGCGACCATCTGCTGGTCACCAAGTTCGCTTACGGCGTGAAAATCCCGTTCACCAACACCATGATCATCGAACGTGAAGGCCCGGAGCAGGGCGACATCATCGTTTTCGAATTCCCCGAAGATCCGTCCAAAGACTTCATCAAGCGCGTTATCGGCGTTCCCGGAGACGTCATCGAGATCCGGGACAAGAAAGTCTTCCGCAACGGCGTGGAGCTGCAGGAATCCTACATTCAGCATGTGGACTCCTCCACGTCCGTGCCGCGGCGCGACAATTTCGGACCGGTCATGGTGCCCGAGAACAAGTACTTCGTCATGGGCGACAACCGCGACGAATCCTATGATTCGCGCTTCTGGGGTTTCGTGGAGCGCAACACCATCGAAGGCAAGGCGCTCATCCTGTACTGGTCCTGGGCCAGCCTGACCGACATCCGTTGGGAACGCATCGGGCAGATGGTGGAGTAG
- a CDS encoding YifB family Mg chelatase-like AAA ATPase translates to MIAKVSTAALLGIDGFSIELEVDLARSGMPAFIMVGLAEGAVREAKERVFSALKNSGFKLPPSRITVNIAPADIRKEGSGYDLPLALGLLAGAEVIDQRKLSGLYLAGELSLSGELKPVPGVLPLALRAREAGARGMIVPEANGREAAVVQGLPVFGCKSLAQVVRFVLGEESLDPLVCDVEGLWAERELFWRDFSEVKGQERAKRAIEIACAGSHNMLFIGPPGSGKTMLSSRIPTVLPPLSFDEALEVTKVYSVAGKLPPDQPLMVSRPFRSPHHTISDAGLIGGGQYPRPGELSLAHRGVLFLDELPEFKKHVLEVLRQPLEEGRVTISRAAVSLEYPGDVMLVAAMNPCPCGYLGDEKHHCSCTPIQIQRYRSRLSGPLLDRIDLHVEVPAVPYRDLKQEQGSISSAVMQERIDAARTVQRERYAGLHFSSNSELSGKWLERFCPLTAKEHDFLEGAVQRLGMSARAFVRVLRISRTIADLAGDDTLTVTHLAEAINYRGLDRQSRD, encoded by the coding sequence ATGATCGCCAAGGTCTCCACCGCCGCTTTGCTGGGAATCGACGGATTCTCCATCGAGCTTGAGGTGGACCTGGCGCGTTCGGGCATGCCGGCCTTCATCATGGTCGGCCTGGCCGAGGGCGCGGTGCGCGAGGCCAAGGAGCGCGTTTTTTCGGCGCTCAAGAATTCGGGCTTCAAGCTGCCGCCCAGCCGCATCACCGTGAACATCGCCCCGGCCGACATCCGCAAGGAGGGCTCGGGCTATGACCTGCCTCTGGCCCTGGGCCTTCTGGCCGGGGCCGAAGTCATCGATCAGCGCAAGCTCTCCGGTCTGTATCTGGCCGGGGAGCTTTCGCTTTCCGGAGAACTCAAGCCTGTGCCGGGCGTGCTGCCCCTGGCCTTGCGGGCTCGCGAGGCCGGCGCCCGGGGCATGATCGTGCCCGAGGCCAACGGCCGGGAAGCCGCCGTGGTGCAGGGCTTGCCGGTTTTTGGCTGCAAGAGCCTGGCCCAGGTCGTGCGCTTCGTGCTGGGAGAGGAAAGCCTCGACCCGCTGGTCTGCGACGTGGAGGGGCTATGGGCCGAGCGTGAGCTCTTCTGGCGCGACTTCTCCGAGGTCAAGGGCCAGGAGCGGGCCAAGCGGGCCATCGAAATTGCCTGCGCCGGCTCGCACAACATGCTTTTCATCGGCCCTCCGGGCAGCGGCAAGACCATGCTTTCGAGCCGCATCCCAACGGTTTTGCCCCCCTTGAGCTTCGACGAAGCCCTGGAGGTGACCAAGGTTTATTCCGTGGCCGGGAAGCTGCCCCCGGACCAGCCTCTGATGGTTTCCAGACCTTTCAGGTCGCCCCACCACACCATCTCCGACGCCGGTCTCATCGGCGGCGGCCAGTACCCCCGGCCGGGAGAGCTCTCCCTGGCTCATCGGGGCGTACTCTTTCTGGACGAACTGCCCGAATTCAAGAAGCACGTCCTTGAAGTCCTGCGCCAGCCCCTGGAAGAGGGCCGCGTGACCATCTCGCGGGCCGCCGTGTCCCTGGAATACCCCGGCGACGTCATGCTGGTCGCGGCCATGAACCCCTGCCCGTGCGGCTATCTGGGCGACGAGAAGCATCACTGCTCCTGCACGCCCATTCAGATCCAGCGCTACCGCTCCCGTCTTTCGGGCCCGCTCCTGGATCGCATCGACCTGCATGTGGAGGTTCCGGCCGTGCCGTACCGCGATTTGAAACAGGAACAGGGCAGTATCAGCTCCGCCGTCATGCAGGAACGCATCGACGCCGCCCGCACGGTGCAGCGGGAACGCTACGCCGGGCTGCATTTTTCCTCCAACTCCGAACTCTCCGGCAAGTGGCTGGAGCGTTTCTGTCCTCTGACCGCCAAAGAGCACGACTTCCTGGAAGGCGCGGTGCAGCGCCTGGGCATGTCGGCGCGGGCCTTTGTGCGCGTGCTGCGCATCTCCCGCACCATCGCCGACCTGGCCGGAGACGACACGCTCACGGTCACTCATCTGGCCGAAGCCATCAATTATCGGGGTCTGGACCGCCAGAGCCGGGACTGA
- a CDS encoding ABC transporter permease, whose protein sequence is MIWNTLLLALRAIRRNLMRSFLTILGIVIGVAAVITMVTLGNGATRSVSDQISSMGSNLIMVVPGQRFGPGSGGAPNFKTADVEAIRNQISAAEWVAPVVNKSVTAVYQADNWATVATGSNNDYFQAGNWELAQGRIFSETEERAGKAVCVIGDTVREKLFGGQNPIGSEIRIKQFSCEVVGLLKSKGQSAMGSDQDDVVVMPLRTVQRRLSGSQDIGRLSVAVREGASIDAAKKQLSLLLRERRNVGENEDDDFRVMDTRQIAETLTSTTKILTMLLGAVAAVSLLVGGIGIMNIMLVSVTERTREIGIRLAIGALEREVLLQFLIEAVVLSSLGGLIGIALATAASMGLAGMMGVPYVFDPTINIASFLFSAAIGVIFGYFPARRAAGLNPIDALRHE, encoded by the coding sequence ATGATTTGGAACACTCTGCTTCTGGCTCTGCGCGCCATCCGCCGCAATCTCATGCGCTCGTTTTTGACCATACTGGGCATCGTCATCGGCGTGGCGGCGGTCATCACCATGGTCACCTTGGGCAACGGCGCGACCAGATCCGTGTCGGACCAGATTTCGAGCATGGGCAGCAACCTGATCATGGTGGTGCCCGGCCAACGCTTCGGCCCCGGTTCCGGCGGCGCGCCGAATTTCAAGACCGCCGACGTGGAGGCCATCCGCAACCAGATTTCCGCAGCCGAGTGGGTCGCGCCCGTGGTCAACAAGTCCGTAACCGCCGTGTATCAAGCCGACAACTGGGCAACCGTGGCCACCGGCAGCAACAACGACTACTTCCAGGCCGGCAACTGGGAACTGGCCCAGGGCCGCATCTTCAGCGAGACCGAAGAACGGGCGGGCAAGGCCGTGTGCGTCATCGGTGACACGGTGCGCGAAAAGCTCTTTGGCGGTCAGAACCCCATAGGCAGCGAAATCCGCATTAAACAATTTTCCTGTGAAGTGGTGGGGCTGCTCAAATCCAAGGGCCAGTCGGCCATGGGTTCGGATCAGGACGACGTGGTGGTCATGCCCCTGCGCACGGTGCAGCGCCGGCTTTCGGGCAGCCAGGACATCGGACGATTGAGCGTCGCGGTCAGAGAGGGCGCCTCCATCGACGCAGCCAAGAAACAGCTCTCCCTGCTTCTGCGCGAACGGCGCAACGTCGGCGAAAACGAGGACGACGATTTCCGGGTCATGGACACCCGTCAGATCGCCGAAACCCTGACCAGCACCACCAAGATCCTGACCATGCTTCTCGGCGCGGTGGCGGCCGTGAGCCTTCTGGTCGGCGGCATCGGAATCATGAACATCATGCTGGTCTCGGTCACGGAAAGAACCCGCGAGATCGGTATCCGGCTGGCCATCGGTGCCCTGGAACGGGAAGTGCTCCTGCAATTCCTCATCGAGGCGGTGGTGCTGTCCAGCCTCGGCGGCCTCATCGGCATCGCCCTGGCCACGGCCGCGTCCATGGGCCTCGCTGGAATGATGGGGGTGCCTTATGTTTTCGATCCGACCATCAACATCGCCTCGTTCCTGTTCTCGGCCGCCATCGGCGTGATCTTCGGGTACTTCCCGGCGCGGCGTGCGGCGGGACTCAATCCCATCGACGCACTGCGCCACGAATGA
- a CDS encoding ABC transporter ATP-binding protein has protein sequence MSGPALIRLSGVTKIYGQGPYAFKALKGIDLSVEAGDFVAIMGPSGSGKSTVMNILGCLDTPSDGSYEFQGVAVERLQRDQRALLRRHFLGFVFQGFNLLARTTALENVELPLIYRGHAAAIRHAAASDALRQVGLQGWEHHTPNELSGGQQQRVAIARAIVTSPMILLADEPTGNLDSRTSQEIMDLIASFNHDRGITVLMVTHEPDIAAYARRVVRFVDGRVDSDMRNGEGS, from the coding sequence ATGAGCGGCCCGGCCCTCATCCGCCTCTCCGGGGTGACCAAGATCTACGGCCAGGGCCCGTACGCCTTCAAGGCCCTCAAAGGCATCGACCTGTCCGTCGAGGCCGGGGATTTCGTGGCCATCATGGGCCCGAGCGGCTCCGGCAAGTCCACGGTCATGAACATTCTGGGCTGTCTCGACACACCGTCGGACGGCAGCTATGAATTCCAAGGCGTGGCTGTGGAACGCCTGCAACGCGACCAACGCGCACTGCTGCGACGGCACTTCCTGGGCTTCGTCTTCCAGGGATTCAACCTGCTGGCACGCACCACGGCCCTCGAAAACGTGGAACTGCCCCTCATCTACAGGGGCCACGCCGCAGCCATCCGGCACGCGGCGGCCAGCGACGCCCTGCGCCAAGTCGGTCTCCAAGGTTGGGAACATCATACTCCGAACGAGCTGTCCGGCGGTCAGCAACAGCGAGTGGCCATCGCCCGGGCCATAGTGACCTCGCCCATGATCCTGCTGGCCGACGAACCCACGGGCAACCTGGACTCGCGCACCAGCCAGGAGATCATGGATCTCATCGCATCCTTCAACCACGACCGGGGCATCACCGTGCTCATGGTCACCCACGAACCGGATATCGCGGCCTACGCCAGGCGCGTGGTGCGCTTCGTGGACGGGCGTGTGGACAGCGACATGCGCAACGGGGAGGGCTCCTGA
- a CDS encoding efflux RND transporter periplasmic adaptor subunit encodes MNDSLSPDAQGEALQRLLETQSTGRSMRRWIWLGIFLAVAVGLGIYLLRAEEKAAGPRFKTEPVVTDTLVVTVSATGNLQPTNQVDVGSELSGIIEQVLVDVNDRVQKGQVLARLDLSILQDTVAKSRANLASAKAQVQQAQATLAQSRADLARLREVARLSGGKVPSVGEMDSAEADLKRAEADEAKSKAAVDQALADLQSDETNLRKASIRSPIDGVVLVREVDPGQTVAASFQAPVLFTLAEDLAKMELQVDVDEADVGQVGTGQNATFTVDAWPGRHYEAVISRVSFGSQEKDSVISYLTVLDVDNDDLSLRPGMTGTAEITTLVSENALLAPNAALRFTPPTTGIDQKKSGGSLVGTLMPRPPRQAQQQSKANGSAPRVWVLKDGQPMPIEVQTGATNGRMTEIVGGELKAGMEVVTETLEGTP; translated from the coding sequence ATGAACGATTCACTCTCCCCCGACGCCCAGGGCGAGGCCCTGCAACGCCTTCTCGAAACCCAATCCACCGGTCGCTCCATGCGGCGCTGGATATGGCTGGGCATATTTCTGGCCGTCGCCGTCGGCCTGGGCATCTATTTGCTCCGCGCCGAGGAGAAGGCGGCCGGACCACGGTTCAAGACCGAACCGGTCGTGACGGACACGCTTGTGGTCACGGTTTCGGCCACGGGCAACCTTCAGCCCACCAACCAGGTGGATGTAGGCAGCGAACTTTCGGGCATCATCGAACAGGTTCTCGTGGACGTGAACGACCGGGTACAAAAAGGGCAGGTGCTGGCTCGTCTGGATCTGTCCATACTCCAGGACACCGTGGCCAAATCACGGGCCAATCTGGCTTCGGCCAAGGCTCAGGTCCAGCAGGCCCAGGCCACCTTGGCCCAGTCCCGGGCCGATCTGGCCCGCCTGCGGGAAGTGGCCCGCCTCTCGGGCGGCAAGGTACCCTCCGTCGGCGAGATGGATTCCGCCGAGGCGGATCTCAAGCGCGCCGAAGCCGATGAAGCCAAGTCTAAGGCCGCCGTGGACCAGGCTCTGGCTGATTTGCAATCGGACGAAACCAATCTCCGCAAGGCCTCCATCCGTTCGCCCATCGACGGCGTGGTCCTGGTCCGGGAGGTGGATCCGGGCCAGACCGTGGCCGCCTCCTTTCAGGCCCCCGTGCTCTTCACGCTGGCCGAGGATCTGGCCAAGATGGAATTGCAGGTGGACGTGGACGAAGCTGACGTGGGACAGGTCGGCACAGGCCAGAACGCCACCTTCACCGTGGACGCCTGGCCTGGCCGACATTACGAAGCCGTCATCAGCCGAGTCAGCTTCGGATCCCAGGAAAAGGACAGCGTGATCTCGTACCTGACGGTACTCGATGTGGACAACGATGACCTCTCCTTACGCCCCGGAATGACTGGCACGGCCGAGATCACCACCCTGGTCAGCGAGAACGCCCTGCTGGCGCCCAATGCCGCCTTGCGTTTCACACCGCCGACGACCGGCATAGATCAAAAAAAATCAGGCGGCAGCCTGGTGGGCACGCTCATGCCCCGCCCGCCACGCCAGGCCCAGCAGCAAAGCAAAGCGAACGGCTCCGCGCCACGAGTATGGGTGCTCAAGGACGGACAGCCCATGCCCATAGAGGTCCAGACCGGAGCCACCAATGGCCGCATGACCGAAATCGTCGGCGGAGAGCTGAAGGCCGGCATGGAGGTCGTGACCGAAACCCTGGAGGGAACTCCATGA